From the genome of Nitrososphaerota archaeon, one region includes:
- a CDS encoding succinate dehydrogenase: MRESRLMLVQYVTAVAAVLLVALHLLMQGVLAPYATAISFTNILSIYRNGFYLVFLEALLVVVLVHGFNGVRIMLHEWRQSAPWSKWVDIGTAIAIVAFVGYGTRTIILAVLGGVGA; encoded by the coding sequence ATGAGAGAATCTAGGCTAATGCTGGTACAGTATGTGACGGCGGTCGCGGCCGTTCTGCTCGTTGCTTTACACCTCCTCATGCAGGGGGTCCTGGCTCCCTACGCCACAGCCATATCGTTCACCAACATTCTATCAATCTATAGGAACGGATTCTACCTAGTCTTCTTGGAAGCGCTGCTCGTCGTTGTGCTCGTGCACGGGTTCAACGGGGTGAGGATAATGCTCCACGAATGGCGCCAGTCGGCACCCTGGAGCAAATGGGTCGACATCGGGACTGCGATCGCCATCGTAGCCTTCGTCGGCTACGGGACGCGGACAATAATCCTTGCCGTCTTGGGAGGGGTTGGGGCATGA
- a CDS encoding 30S ribosomal protein S3 encodes MSVQQQTSVRAILTTNRAFAEMDEFFEKELKEAGYGGLEVQKSPVGTTLKVYVARPGLAIGRRGTGIKDLTDKVTARFKLVNAQIAVTEIENPELNARIMASRIAQIVSRGTAFRRAAQWSVNNIMAAGAAGVEISVAGKLRSDRSHGEKYRAGIVPKSGETAKLSVSEATTDVLLKLGLYGIQVKIALKGALPEDFQFKEDVNEEEKREDGTTQSEGTEEAGR; translated from the coding sequence ATGTCAGTCCAACAGCAGACCTCGGTGAGGGCCATACTGACAACCAACAGGGCATTCGCAGAAATGGACGAATTCTTCGAGAAGGAGCTGAAGGAGGCTGGCTACGGAGGTCTGGAGGTGCAGAAGTCCCCGGTGGGGACGACCCTGAAGGTATACGTCGCGCGGCCGGGCCTGGCCATCGGCAGGAGGGGCACGGGCATCAAGGACCTGACAGACAAGGTCACCGCCAGGTTCAAGCTTGTAAACGCCCAGATAGCGGTAACTGAGATCGAGAACCCAGAGCTGAACGCGAGAATAATGGCATCGAGGATCGCCCAGATCGTCTCTCGGGGCACAGCCTTCAGGAGGGCAGCCCAGTGGTCGGTCAACAACATAATGGCCGCAGGGGCCGCAGGAGTGGAGATTTCGGTCGCAGGCAAGCTCCGGAGCGACAGGTCTCACGGAGAGAAGTACAGGGCTGGCATTGTCCCCAAGAGCGGGGAGACCGCCAAGCTTTCGGTAAGCGAGGCCACGACGGACGTGCTCCTGAAGCTCGGACTCTACGGAATCCAGGTCAAGATTGCGCTGAAGGGCGCCCTCCCCGAGGACTTCCAGTTCAAGGAGGACGTCAACGAAGAGGAAAAGAGAGAGGATGGCACAACTCAAAGCGAAGGAACTGAGGAAGCAGGACGCTGA
- a CDS encoding SUF system NifU family Fe-S cluster assembly protein encodes MSSADIYKELILDYYRHPKNFGKLEKYDIDAHDTNPLCGDEVDMQIRVGEDNNIEDIRFSGKGCAISQASASMLTELAKGKQLEWVKEVSKEDMLKMLGNPELGPSRIKCALLGMKVLKMGVYGYLGSKLDFTGD; translated from the coding sequence ATGAGCAGCGCGGACATCTACAAGGAGCTCATACTGGACTACTACAGGCACCCGAAGAACTTCGGGAAGCTCGAGAAATACGATATCGATGCCCATGACACCAACCCACTCTGTGGGGATGAGGTGGACATGCAGATCAGGGTGGGCGAAGACAACAACATAGAAGATATCCGTTTCTCAGGCAAAGGATGCGCCATCAGCCAAGCCTCCGCCTCGATGCTGACAGAACTGGCGAAGGGGAAGCAGCTCGAATGGGTCAAGGAGGTCTCGAAGGAAGACATGCTGAAAATGCTCGGGAACCCGGAGCTGGGGCCTTCCAGGATCAAGTGCGCCCTCCTGGGAATGAAGGTCCTGAAGATGGGCGTCTACGGCTACCTCGGCAGCAAGCTCGACTTCACCGGGGACTAG
- a CDS encoding 50S ribosomal protein L22, producing the protein MPQYGYSFEGFDPAVHVRASGREVNISPKAAREIAVAIKGMTVAKAIDHLELVQSKKMPIAFRRHKLKVGHRSELQGFPTGSYPVKAAKAYLDVLRNLQGNTEFKGLDPERISIIHASAYAGRTVKDFVPRAFGRSSPNFHQLVHIELVGKEV; encoded by the coding sequence GTGCCTCAATATGGCTACAGTTTCGAGGGTTTCGACCCCGCGGTCCACGTCAGGGCTAGCGGGAGAGAGGTCAACATATCCCCGAAGGCAGCCCGGGAGATAGCCGTCGCGATCAAAGGGATGACTGTCGCAAAGGCCATCGACCACCTAGAACTCGTCCAAAGCAAGAAGATGCCCATAGCCTTCCGACGCCACAAGCTCAAGGTAGGCCACAGAAGCGAGCTCCAAGGGTTCCCGACTGGCTCATACCCGGTGAAGGCAGCCAAGGCCTACCTCGACGTCCTCAGGAACCTCCAGGGCAACACTGAATTCAAGGGGCTCGACCCCGAGCGGATTTCGATAATCCACGCCTCTGCCTACGCTGGCAGGACCGTCAAGGACTTCGTCCCTAGGGCCTTCGGTCGGAGCTCCCCGAACTTCCACCAGCTGGTACACATCGAGCTCGTAGGAAAGGAAGTCTAG
- a CDS encoding succinate dehydrogenase/fumarate reductase flavoprotein subunit: MVESLKHDIVIVGSGLAGLRAAIEAARVSGGKADIAIVTKLQAMRSHSISAEGGTAAVLYPELGDSLESHAFDTVKGSDYLADQDAVDRFVSLMPQEIYQLEHWGMPWSRREDGRIAQRNFGGYSYPRATFAEDKVGFFEMQTLYDTATKYDNITFYQEWFATSILAEGGQFMGITAIERKTGNFAAILGKAGIMATGGSGRLYSFATYAYSSTPDGMAIAYRAGIPLKDMEFIQFHPSGLIPSGILITEAVRGEGGLLLNKDGDRFMKKYAPEKLELASRDVVSRGMMTEIEEGRGFKDEKTGLDYLNLDFAPIGAEKIKSRLSGIREIAIKFKGIDPIEKPLPVRPVCHYVMGGIDTNIDGATRLKGLWAAGEAACVSINGANRLGANSTSECLVWGKITGAEAAKYVEGKSTPQPSNETIMIEAGRIFDGIFHGRGGTNPYEVRDKLQRLMAKNVFVFRTGEGLSEALKGIRELKKEEYLHCEDKSRIYNTNLSDVLELEGMLLVAEVVVSCALARTESRGAHSRRDFPKRDDKNWLKHTLAYQKDAGPALEYSPVTVTRYKPMERHY, translated from the coding sequence ATGGTCGAGAGTCTAAAGCACGATATCGTGATCGTCGGTTCCGGACTCGCGGGCCTGAGGGCCGCCATAGAAGCTGCGCGAGTCAGCGGCGGCAAAGCTGACATTGCTATCGTGACGAAGTTGCAAGCGATGAGGTCCCATTCCATCAGCGCGGAGGGAGGGACGGCCGCGGTCCTCTACCCGGAGCTCGGTGACTCGCTCGAGTCGCACGCTTTCGATACGGTCAAGGGATCGGACTACCTCGCTGACCAGGACGCCGTCGACCGGTTCGTAAGCCTAATGCCGCAGGAGATTTACCAACTGGAGCACTGGGGAATGCCCTGGTCCAGAAGGGAGGACGGGAGGATTGCGCAGAGAAACTTCGGCGGCTACAGCTATCCCAGAGCTACCTTCGCAGAGGATAAGGTGGGATTCTTCGAGATGCAGACCCTGTACGACACTGCGACGAAGTACGACAACATAACTTTCTACCAGGAATGGTTCGCCACATCCATCCTGGCCGAAGGGGGACAGTTCATGGGGATCACTGCCATAGAGAGGAAGACAGGGAACTTCGCCGCGATTCTTGGCAAGGCTGGGATAATGGCAACGGGCGGGTCGGGGAGGCTGTACAGCTTCGCGACATACGCGTACAGCTCGACCCCTGACGGCATGGCCATAGCATATAGAGCGGGGATACCGTTGAAGGACATGGAATTCATCCAGTTTCATCCCTCCGGATTGATACCCTCTGGCATACTGATTACGGAAGCAGTCAGGGGCGAGGGAGGATTGCTGCTGAACAAGGACGGTGATCGGTTCATGAAGAAATACGCACCCGAGAAGCTCGAACTCGCTTCGAGAGACGTCGTCTCGAGAGGCATGATGACAGAAATAGAAGAAGGAAGAGGGTTCAAGGACGAGAAGACCGGGCTCGATTATCTGAATCTCGACTTCGCACCAATAGGTGCCGAGAAGATCAAGTCAAGGCTGTCAGGAATAAGAGAAATAGCTATCAAGTTCAAGGGCATCGACCCCATCGAAAAGCCGTTGCCCGTCCGACCAGTATGTCACTACGTGATGGGAGGCATAGACACCAACATAGACGGAGCGACGAGGCTCAAGGGGCTCTGGGCTGCGGGCGAAGCGGCGTGCGTCAGCATCAACGGCGCCAATAGATTGGGAGCGAACTCAACCTCCGAGTGTCTGGTCTGGGGGAAGATTACGGGCGCGGAAGCCGCAAAGTATGTCGAGGGGAAGAGCACTCCGCAGCCCTCGAACGAAACCATCATGATCGAGGCGGGGAGGATTTTCGACGGGATCTTCCACGGGCGGGGAGGCACAAACCCGTACGAAGTGAGAGACAAGCTGCAGAGGCTAATGGCCAAGAACGTCTTCGTCTTCAGGACAGGCGAGGGGCTCTCAGAAGCACTCAAGGGGATTAGGGAGTTGAAGAAGGAGGAGTACCTGCACTGCGAAGACAAGAGCCGCATCTACAACACGAACCTGAGCGACGTGCTGGAACTCGAGGGCATGCTCCTCGTCGCAGAGGTCGTCGTAAGCTGCGCTTTGGCCAGAACAGAGTCGAGGGGGGCGCATTCGCGCAGGGACTTTCCCAAGAGGGACGACAAGAACTGGCTGAAGCACACACTGGCATACCAGAAGGATGCAGGGCCTGCCCTCGAGTATTCGCCGGTGACGGTTACAAGATACAAGCCGATGGAGAGGCATTACTGA
- a CDS encoding succinate dehydrogenase iron-sulfur subunit codes for MREVRLAVQRFNPSVDSKPTFAEYRVPFREGMTVLDALLHARDYQDHSIGMRFSCRQASCGSCGMKIDGKARLACYTQVEELKGEQVVVQPMDNFPIIRDLATDLESFFDRHKEVRPYIIRADEGEVDNPTAEYLMSPEKLEEILQFTYCIKCGLCSSSCPTASTDSLFPGPQALAQAYRYLTDERDEGGEERLKNVDTTHGVWRCHFAGTCSAVCPKGVDPALGIQLLKRHVMAAKAPRKAGEGAKVWKPSA; via the coding sequence ATGAGGGAAGTCAGGCTGGCAGTGCAGAGATTCAATCCGTCTGTCGACAGCAAACCGACCTTCGCTGAATACAGGGTCCCATTCAGGGAGGGGATGACCGTCCTGGACGCTCTTCTCCATGCCAGGGACTACCAAGACCATTCGATCGGCATGAGGTTCTCGTGCCGGCAGGCGTCCTGCGGATCGTGCGGGATGAAGATCGATGGGAAGGCGAGGCTGGCGTGCTATACGCAGGTGGAGGAGCTGAAGGGCGAGCAGGTCGTAGTCCAGCCGATGGACAACTTCCCCATTATCAGGGACCTGGCCACGGATCTAGAGTCATTCTTCGACAGACATAAGGAGGTCAGGCCCTACATCATCAGGGCCGACGAGGGAGAAGTCGATAATCCGACTGCCGAGTACCTGATGAGCCCTGAGAAACTGGAGGAGATACTCCAGTTCACCTACTGCATCAAGTGTGGGCTGTGCTCTTCGTCCTGCCCCACTGCGTCGACTGACTCGCTTTTCCCCGGACCCCAGGCCCTTGCTCAGGCGTACAGGTACCTCACCGACGAAAGGGACGAGGGGGGAGAAGAGAGGCTCAAGAACGTCGACACGACTCACGGGGTATGGAGGTGCCACTTCGCGGGCACGTGCTCGGCCGTCTGCCCCAAGGGGGTCGACCCCGCGCTCGGAATCCAGCTTCTGAAGAGACATGTGATGGCAGCGAAGGCGCCCAGGAAGGCGGGTGAGGGTGCAAAGGTCTGGAAGCCTTCGGCCTAG
- a CDS encoding 30S ribosomal protein S17 gives MGVQAEMSTAGLEVAAPKKSCEDDRCPFHGSLKVRGRLLSGKAVSTAGKGFVVVQMAYLHKIAKYNRGERRRSRISAHLPPCLQVQDGDMVTIGECRPLSKSISFVVVESKRAT, from the coding sequence ATGGGGGTCCAAGCCGAGATGAGCACGGCCGGGCTGGAGGTCGCTGCGCCCAAGAAATCCTGCGAGGACGACAGGTGTCCCTTCCACGGCAGCCTCAAGGTCAGGGGACGGCTCCTGTCGGGCAAGGCAGTCTCGACGGCCGGCAAGGGATTCGTCGTAGTCCAGATGGCCTACCTCCACAAGATCGCAAAGTACAACAGAGGCGAAAGGCGGAGGAGCAGGATAAGCGCCCATCTCCCCCCCTGTCTCCAGGTGCAGGACGGCGACATGGTGACCATCGGCGAATGCAGGCCCCTTTCCAAGTCAATCTCGTTCGTCGTCGTTGAATCCAAGAGGGCTACCTGA
- the rplX gene encoding 50S ribosomal protein L24 has protein sequence MRFGSLLSKDLREKYKRKTVRPREGDSVRIVRGEFKGIEGKVTKVLPRDGTLNVEGVTKEKMKGGTSPVPIHSSNVVLTSLILTDTTRKNKVEAAV, from the coding sequence ATGAGATTCGGTTCTTTGCTTTCGAAAGACCTGCGGGAGAAGTACAAGCGGAAGACAGTCAGACCCAGGGAAGGGGACTCGGTCAGGATCGTCCGCGGCGAGTTCAAGGGCATCGAGGGGAAGGTCACGAAGGTCCTCCCTCGCGACGGGACCCTCAACGTCGAGGGGGTCACCAAGGAGAAGATGAAGGGAGGCACCTCTCCTGTGCCGATACACTCCTCCAACGTGGTGCTCACGTCGCTGATACTCACCGACACGACGCGCAAGAACAAAGTGGAGGCAGCGGTCTAG
- the rpmC gene encoding 50S ribosomal protein L29 has protein sequence MAQLKAKELRKQDAEKLRQTLFDLRSELAKVRGGAERGLVKKDVGNIHRIRKDVAKVLTVMHEKGVSE, from the coding sequence ATGGCACAACTCAAAGCGAAGGAACTGAGGAAGCAGGACGCTGAGAAGCTGAGGCAGACGCTCTTCGACCTCAGGTCGGAGCTCGCCAAGGTGAGGGGCGGCGCGGAGCGCGGTCTCGTCAAGAAGGACGTTGGGAACATCCACAGGATCAGGAAGGACGTCGCCAAGGTGCTGACGGTCATGCACGAAAAGGGGGTTTCGGAATGA
- a CDS encoding 50S ribosomal protein L14, which produces MSTKSRAVSAKGVEEFKNYITKSIPLNAVITCADNTGAKTLRVIMVSKAKTRLARYPAASVGDSILCVVKRGPPDLRKQVFGAVIIRQKYPVRRVSGQRVAFEDNAAVIVTPEGDLKGTDIKGPVASEAAEKWPRIANLASIII; this is translated from the coding sequence ATGTCAACAAAATCTCGTGCAGTCTCCGCCAAGGGGGTCGAGGAGTTCAAGAACTACATCACAAAATCCATCCCGCTCAACGCGGTCATCACCTGCGCCGACAATACGGGGGCCAAGACCCTCAGGGTGATCATGGTTTCGAAGGCGAAGACGCGTCTCGCCAGATACCCCGCCGCCTCGGTGGGGGACAGCATCCTTTGCGTGGTGAAGAGGGGCCCGCCGGACCTCAGGAAGCAGGTCTTCGGGGCAGTGATAATCAGGCAGAAGTATCCAGTAAGAAGGGTGAGCGGCCAGAGGGTGGCCTTCGAGGACAATGCCGCAGTCATCGTCACGCCGGAGGGGGACCTGAAGGGCACGGACATCAAGGGTCCGGTCGCCAGCGAGGCCGCAGAGAAGTGGCCCAGAATCGCGAACCTCGCGTCGATAATCATCTGA
- a CDS encoding ribonuclease P protein subunit, whose product MNVIGERLTVLKSADPSKRGVSGLVVLETARTLVLDSGKKAVRIEKEGSAFQVSGSKTVILGSDIRGRLEDRWGSKPR is encoded by the coding sequence ATGAACGTGATAGGGGAAAGGCTGACCGTGCTGAAGTCAGCAGACCCGTCGAAGAGGGGCGTGTCTGGGCTTGTGGTCCTTGAGACGGCGCGCACCCTCGTACTCGACTCAGGCAAGAAGGCGGTTAGAATCGAGAAGGAAGGTTCCGCATTCCAGGTTTCAGGCTCGAAGACGGTCATCCTCGGCTCTGACATACGCGGGAGGCTCGAGGACAGATGGGGGTCCAAGCCGAGATGA